CCTCGATCCTGATAGCCTGGATAACGGAGGATTGGACCCTTTTCTTCCCCGCGATCTTCTTCTTGAGCGGGATGTTCGCTCTGTTCATCGGTTTCAGGCAGCGCTTCGGAGCTTTAACCAGACGTGAGGGTGACGATGGCAACTACCTCATGTTCTGGGGAACACTGCTCATGGCCTTCGGCACCATCTGGTCAGTGAACCACGTTTACCCTGGTAATCTGCTGTTCCTGTTCATCGCCTTCCTGGTATGGTTGGCGCTGGCGGTGTTGCTGTTCACCTTGAACAAGGTACGGCGTTGATGGGCAAGGTTCCGGCCATCATAGCGTGATGACCCTGTCGCTCTCGGCTATTATGCGATAGAGGTCCGCCATCTTTGACATCGGGCAGGCCTGGCTCTCCCCCTTGGCTCGCAACTTCATGCACGAGGTGCAACTGTAGGTCTTGCCTCCTGCATCCAGGAAGGCTTTGATCTCCTTGGTTATATTGAACGTCTCATTGTCCAGGTCCTCGCACTCAACTCCCTTTGCCAGCAGGAACATGTTGACATGGTCCCCCTGGGACAAGGAATATAAGCTAAGCCTGAAGGCTTGGTAGACGGTCTCGGGATCGTTGGAATATAGAATAATCCCTAGCTTCATGGAAGATAGGTGGGAGTTGAACATATATGATGATATGGAAAAATGTTTGAACGGCCGGTCCTGGAGCTCACGCCTCGGACAATCGTTTGAGGACGAAATCCTTGTCCATGGTGGACAGGAAGAATCCAAGTTTGGGCCCGGAACGTCGAGAGATGAACAAACGATACAGGACCTGGAAGCACACCTTGGGCTGAAGGCCGCGTTTTTTGGCCGTCTCGTAGATGGCGTTGTGGATCAGGTCACCGATCCATTCAGTGGTCCTCAGGCGCTCTAGGAGCTCGACGATATAGTTCCGTTCGTCATCGTTGATCTCCATGTCCGGCCGCTCCGGACTGATGATATAGAGAACCTCCTCCGGGGCGAAGGCGTTCAACCAGTGGCGTACGCATTCGATCCTCTGCTTCAGGACGCCCATATCCTCCTCCGAGATGTCGTCGATGTTCATCGAGCGCTTCAAAACCTTGACCACGCCTTCGTATGAATCGGCTATCTGGGCTATACTTACCAGATGACGATATGGGACCTGGAGCGGCAGTTTGGGCCGGACGCCCGTGGGCTGGGCGATCTCGTAGGCCCGC
This genomic window from Methanomassiliicoccales archaeon contains:
- a CDS encoding DsrE family protein, which gives rise to MKLGIILYSNDPETVYQAFRLSLYSLSQGDHVNMFLLAKGVECEDLDNETFNITKEIKAFLDAGGKTYSCTSCMKLRAKGESQACPMSKMADLYRIIAESDRVITL